A window from Trinickia violacea encodes these proteins:
- a CDS encoding cellulose synthase subunit BcsC-related outer membrane protein, with amino-acid sequence MLENVAVTLAAIAATGSVHAADAPASAAAPGAGSPLTVLVQQGKYWQAHRRGDLAQQAWLKVLRIDPKQPDALYGMGMLLADQKDGSGAQQYLARLRQAAPDYPGIDDLASRLGETSVRNQEINDARRLQQTGQAASAVQEYKQALAGKPASPELQMEYYQALGSTPQGWDEARQGLDALAKAHPEDPRFQLAYAQHLTYRESDRRQGIALLAQLSKDATVGSAAQASWRQALLWLGARQSDAPLYQAYLAVAPDDPAVKARLDAMTSQDKAVRDRALQSAASDARGRTIGEGFAALDKGDLSTARARFSSVLASSPSDADALGGMGVVLLKQEQFAQARDYLQRASQASGAARWRDALTSATYWTYTSEAIGARSNGDTAKAKTLFERAIATNPSDVTAQALLGDMLLAGGDARGAEAAYRMVLRRQADNPDAIRGLVGALAAEGRGDEALAFANHLSDEERAKAGGANALRGQAEAAQGRAALARGDLGTARTSFEDALLNSPDDPWLRLDLARIYVQQGALANARSIMDGLLAKHPDMPDALYASALLAAETQDWSYGLSQLDKIPVDKRTAAMTTLQHRLWVHQQADRATALARMGQPAQGHALLMAAELVAGNDPELAGVLATAYIATGDANRGLMLMRNVLATVPSDAGALLQYAGLLLSTQQDAELGSVMQRLAAMPLNAKQRTDFDKINLAIVVHQADAVRQSGDLSNAYEVLAPWLAARPDNPDLQAALGRLYTASGDARNALACYQMALAQRPDDAGLWVAAMSAAASAKDFSYAETAANTALRLTPNDPQTLAAVGRMYRAQGKNTLAAEYLRRSLLAQNAPAVTAMNNGAQRVPPGWTFPYQQKGPIPLPGTNPFAGKTAVDANGAAPTSYPTQTMPAYTPPAVPTPYVAPAAPAAPVNSYAPLAPQSASYGPAAEGYAGGYGPDPYAASQAGASGVAPGQPYPGQATGGYAQQPAYAPPQPNYGQPAPDGQAGYAQPAPGYSDTPWPTAPQQGYAGVPAAKGASAKNSKTARNGTKQTAQTAVAQNGYANPYPQQGYGQQAYGQPGYPQQPYGQPAYPQQGYGQPAYPQQGYAQAPYPQQPYQQQPYQPQPYQPQPYGQPQGYGQPAYAQQNYGRQPYQPNYPSQLPYQGYVPTPPAPYPAQNAAQNANAAYAQTGTAVAQASNAGYAPPSGAAAQQLSVQEELAQINREQTSTVSGGVLFRNRTGENGLSNLTDIEAPIEGRIHAGDGQVVVRVTPVTLDAGTAATDSNTQSRFGVAAAAAAKATPTPGSQDASGVGLLLGYENRYVKADIGSTPIGFRETNVVAGVQYSNAITDQTSYSLTASRRAVTDSLVSYAGAKVTDENHVTYTWGGVLNNALRGDLSWDNGTSGVYVNGQFQYLTGDNVPDNTGGKGGGGFYTRIVKSTDMTFTAGANTTIMGYSKNQSYFTYGQGGYFSPQIYAILNFPLELTGRNGLFTYDLKGSIGAQYFREASASYFPTNSTLQGIAASGDTTKSSPADSGAVYQGFSKTGFAYSVSATGEYQLASQLAVGATASLGNAYQYREWVAAVYVRYAFTKQGGVPAFPPSPLTSPYLPMTN; translated from the coding sequence TTGCTCGAAAACGTAGCCGTCACGCTCGCCGCGATTGCGGCGACGGGCAGCGTTCACGCCGCCGACGCTCCAGCCAGCGCCGCCGCTCCGGGCGCCGGCTCGCCGCTCACCGTGCTCGTTCAGCAGGGCAAGTACTGGCAGGCGCACCGGCGCGGCGACCTCGCACAGCAGGCGTGGCTCAAGGTGTTGCGCATCGACCCGAAGCAGCCCGACGCGCTCTACGGCATGGGCATGCTGCTCGCCGATCAAAAGGACGGCAGCGGCGCGCAGCAATATCTCGCGCGCCTGCGGCAAGCCGCGCCGGACTATCCGGGCATCGACGACCTCGCCTCCCGCCTCGGCGAGACGAGCGTGCGCAACCAGGAGATCAACGACGCGCGCCGGCTCCAGCAGACGGGGCAGGCGGCGTCGGCGGTGCAGGAGTACAAGCAGGCGCTCGCCGGCAAGCCCGCTTCGCCCGAGCTGCAGATGGAGTACTACCAGGCGCTCGGCTCGACCCCGCAAGGCTGGGACGAAGCGCGCCAGGGGCTCGACGCGCTCGCGAAGGCGCATCCGGAAGACCCGCGTTTCCAGCTCGCGTACGCGCAACACCTCACGTATCGCGAGTCCGACCGGCGCCAGGGAATCGCGCTGCTCGCGCAGCTCTCGAAGGACGCGACGGTCGGCAGCGCAGCGCAGGCGAGCTGGCGGCAGGCGCTGCTGTGGCTCGGCGCACGGCAGTCCGATGCGCCGCTCTATCAAGCGTATCTCGCGGTCGCGCCCGACGATCCGGCGGTCAAGGCGCGCCTCGATGCGATGACGTCGCAAGACAAGGCGGTGCGCGATCGGGCCCTGCAGTCGGCGGCGTCCGACGCGCGCGGGCGCACGATCGGCGAGGGCTTCGCCGCGCTCGACAAGGGCGATTTGAGCACTGCGCGGGCGAGGTTCTCGTCGGTGCTGGCCAGCTCGCCGAGCGACGCGGATGCGCTCGGCGGCATGGGCGTCGTGCTGCTGAAACAGGAGCAGTTCGCGCAGGCGCGCGACTACCTGCAGCGCGCCTCGCAGGCGAGCGGCGCCGCGCGCTGGCGCGATGCGCTGACGAGCGCGACCTACTGGACCTACACGAGCGAGGCCATCGGCGCGCGCAGCAACGGCGACACCGCGAAGGCGAAGACGCTGTTCGAGCGCGCGATCGCGACGAATCCGAGCGACGTCACGGCGCAGGCGCTGCTCGGCGACATGTTGCTCGCGGGCGGTGACGCGCGCGGCGCCGAAGCGGCGTACCGGATGGTGCTGCGCCGGCAGGCCGACAATCCCGATGCGATCCGCGGCCTGGTCGGCGCGCTGGCCGCCGAAGGGCGCGGTGACGAGGCGCTCGCGTTCGCGAATCATTTGAGCGACGAAGAGCGCGCGAAGGCGGGCGGCGCGAACGCCCTGCGCGGCCAGGCCGAAGCGGCGCAGGGCCGCGCGGCGCTGGCGCGCGGGGACCTGGGCACCGCGCGCACGTCGTTCGAGGACGCGCTCCTCAACTCGCCCGACGACCCCTGGCTGCGGCTCGACCTCGCGCGCATCTACGTGCAGCAGGGCGCGCTCGCCAACGCGCGCAGCATCATGGACGGCCTGCTCGCGAAGCATCCGGACATGCCCGACGCGCTCTACGCGAGCGCGCTGCTCGCCGCCGAGACGCAGGATTGGTCGTACGGCCTGAGCCAGCTCGACAAGATTCCGGTCGACAAGCGCACGGCCGCCATGACGACGCTCCAGCACCGGCTCTGGGTGCATCAGCAAGCGGACCGGGCGACGGCGCTCGCGCGCATGGGGCAGCCCGCGCAGGGTCATGCGCTCCTGATGGCGGCCGAGCTGGTCGCCGGGAACGATCCGGAACTCGCCGGCGTGCTCGCGACGGCCTATATCGCGACTGGCGACGCGAACCGCGGCCTCATGCTGATGCGCAACGTGCTCGCGACGGTTCCGTCGGACGCCGGGGCGCTGCTCCAGTACGCGGGACTCCTGCTCAGCACGCAGCAGGATGCCGAACTCGGCTCGGTGATGCAGCGTCTGGCTGCGATGCCATTGAACGCCAAACAGCGGACCGACTTCGACAAGATCAACCTCGCGATCGTCGTGCATCAAGCCGATGCCGTGCGCCAGTCGGGCGATCTCTCGAACGCGTACGAAGTGCTCGCACCGTGGCTTGCCGCGCGCCCCGACAATCCCGATCTGCAAGCGGCGCTCGGGCGTCTCTACACCGCCTCGGGCGACGCACGCAATGCGCTCGCGTGCTACCAGATGGCGCTCGCGCAACGGCCCGACGATGCCGGCCTATGGGTGGCGGCGATGAGCGCGGCGGCGTCCGCGAAGGACTTCAGCTACGCGGAAACGGCGGCCAATACGGCGCTGCGGCTCACGCCGAACGACCCGCAAACGCTCGCCGCCGTGGGCCGCATGTACCGCGCGCAAGGCAAGAACACGCTGGCGGCGGAGTATCTGCGGCGCTCGCTGCTCGCGCAAAACGCGCCCGCCGTGACCGCGATGAACAACGGCGCGCAACGCGTGCCGCCCGGCTGGACGTTTCCGTATCAGCAGAAAGGGCCGATCCCGCTGCCCGGCACCAATCCGTTTGCCGGCAAGACCGCCGTCGATGCAAACGGCGCGGCCCCCACCTCGTACCCGACTCAAACCATGCCCGCCTATACCCCGCCAGCGGTGCCGACTCCCTACGTTGCGCCGGCGGCGCCCGCTGCGCCTGTCAATTCGTATGCGCCGCTCGCACCGCAGTCGGCGTCTTATGGACCTGCTGCCGAGGGCTACGCGGGCGGCTACGGACCCGATCCGTACGCCGCATCGCAGGCGGGCGCGAGCGGGGTCGCGCCGGGACAGCCTTATCCGGGGCAGGCGACAGGGGGCTACGCTCAGCAGCCCGCCTATGCGCCGCCACAGCCGAATTACGGCCAGCCCGCGCCTGACGGACAAGCCGGTTATGCGCAGCCCGCGCCCGGCTATAGCGATACGCCCTGGCCGACGGCGCCGCAGCAGGGGTACGCCGGCGTGCCTGCTGCCAAGGGTGCGAGCGCCAAGAATTCGAAAACGGCACGCAACGGGACGAAGCAAACGGCGCAGACCGCCGTCGCGCAGAACGGCTATGCGAATCCGTATCCGCAGCAGGGCTACGGTCAGCAGGCTTATGGGCAGCCGGGGTATCCGCAGCAACCTTATGGACAACCGGCGTATCCGCAGCAAGGGTACGGCCAGCCCGCGTATCCACAGCAAGGCTATGCGCAGGCGCCTTATCCGCAGCAGCCTTATCAACAGCAGCCGTATCAGCCGCAGCCTTATCAGCCGCAGCCGTATGGTCAGCCGCAGGGCTACGGGCAACCGGCGTATGCGCAGCAAAATTACGGGCGTCAACCGTATCAGCCTAACTATCCGAGCCAGCTGCCGTATCAGGGCTATGTGCCGACGCCGCCTGCGCCGTATCCGGCCCAGAACGCGGCTCAGAACGCGAACGCCGCCTACGCTCAGACGGGGACCGCGGTCGCACAAGCCTCGAACGCGGGCTACGCCCCGCCGAGCGGAGCCGCCGCGCAGCAGTTGAGCGTGCAGGAGGAGCTGGCGCAGATCAACCGCGAACAGACGAGCACCGTCTCGGGCGGCGTGCTGTTCCGCAATCGCACGGGCGAGAACGGCCTGTCCAACCTGACCGATATCGAGGCGCCGATCGAAGGCCGCATCCATGCGGGCGACGGGCAAGTGGTCGTGCGAGTGACGCCGGTCACGCTCGACGCGGGCACCGCCGCCACGGACTCGAACACGCAATCGCGCTTCGGCGTCGCCGCGGCCGCGGCGGCTAAAGCGACCCCGACACCAGGCTCGCAGGACGCGAGCGGTGTCGGCTTGTTGCTCGGCTACGAGAATCGCTACGTGAAGGCCGATATCGGCTCGACGCCGATCGGTTTTCGGGAGACGAACGTCGTTGCCGGGGTGCAGTACAGCAACGCGATCACCGATCAGACTTCGTATTCGCTCACGGCGTCGCGGCGTGCGGTCACCGATAGCCTGGTGTCGTACGCCGGGGCGAAGGTCACGGACGAGAACCACGTTACGTACACATGGGGCGGCGTGCTGAACAACGCGCTGCGCGGCGATCTGTCGTGGGACAACGGCACGAGCGGCGTCTATGTGAACGGGCAGTTCCAGTACCTGACCGGCGACAACGTCCCGGACAACACGGGCGGCAAGGGCGGCGGCGGGTTCTACACGCGGATCGTGAAGTCGACCGACATGACGTTCACGGCCGGCGCGAACACGACGATCATGGGCTACTCGAAGAATCAGTCGTATTTCACCTATGGGCAGGGCGGCTACTTCAGTCCGCAGATTTACGCGATCCTGAACTTTCCGCTCGAGCTGACGGGCAGGAATGGGCTTTTCACCTATGACCTGAAGGGCTCGATCGGGGCGCAGTATTTCCGTGAGGCGTCTGCTTCGTATTTCCCGACCAATTCGACGTTGCAGGGCATCGCGGCGAGTGGGGACACCACCAAAAGCAGCCCCGCGGACTCCGGCGCCGTCTACCAGGGATTCAGCAAGACCGGTTTCGCGTACTCGGTCTCCGCGACCGGCGAGTACCAACTCGCGTCGCAATTGGCCGTCGGCGCGACCGCATCGCTCGGCAATGCCTATCAGTACCGCGAGTGGGTCGCCGCTGTTTATGTGCGCTATGCGTTCACCAAGCAAGGCGGTGTCCCGGCGTTCCCGCCGTCGCCGCTGACGTCGCCGTATTTGCCGATGACGAATTGA
- the bcsZ gene encoding cellulose synthase complex periplasmic endoglucanase BcsZ, protein MRGTAFPVRSQLARAAVAALTATVSFAACASGAAPCGEWPAYREFVSRLVQPDGRVIDYSVPQQQTTSEGQSYAMFFALVASDRATFDKLLQWTRTNLSGGRFDSNNLTLPAWQWGRKPDGSYGVLDRNSASDADLWIAYDLFEAGRLWHEPAYTKLGYALATQIAQQEVTNLNGLGPMLLPGREGFQSGATTRVNPSYLPLPLLRALASQMPSGPWAKLAENAYTLVKTTAPRGFAPDWAAYRGSQFVVDPDKGDVGSYDAIRVYLWAGLAAPGDPLAKPWLAALGGMREQIASTGVPPEHVATTSGATKGEAPLGFWGALLPYFNALGDARAAGLAQAHLASFWTPADSAGGQAPHNNNQPPYYDQVLTLFGTGAAEGRYRFDEAGRLVPRWETSCQSATARAY, encoded by the coding sequence ATGCGGGGCACCGCTTTCCCCGTGCGGTCGCAACTGGCCCGGGCCGCCGTGGCTGCGTTGACCGCGACCGTCTCTTTCGCCGCCTGCGCTTCGGGCGCCGCGCCTTGCGGCGAGTGGCCCGCCTACCGCGAGTTTGTCTCGAGGCTCGTGCAGCCCGACGGCCGTGTGATCGACTACTCGGTGCCGCAGCAGCAGACGACGTCCGAAGGGCAGTCGTACGCGATGTTCTTCGCGCTCGTCGCCAGCGACCGCGCGACCTTCGACAAGCTGCTGCAGTGGACTCGCACCAATCTCTCGGGCGGCCGCTTCGATTCGAACAACCTCACGCTGCCCGCCTGGCAATGGGGCAGAAAACCCGACGGCTCATACGGCGTGCTCGATCGCAATTCGGCATCGGACGCGGATCTGTGGATTGCCTACGACCTGTTCGAAGCCGGGCGGCTGTGGCACGAACCGGCCTACACGAAGCTCGGCTACGCGCTGGCGACGCAGATCGCTCAGCAGGAAGTGACGAACCTGAACGGCCTCGGGCCGATGCTGCTGCCCGGCAGGGAAGGATTCCAGAGCGGCGCCACGACGCGCGTGAATCCGAGCTACCTGCCGTTGCCGCTGTTGCGGGCGCTGGCAAGCCAGATGCCGTCCGGCCCCTGGGCGAAGCTCGCCGAGAACGCCTATACGCTCGTCAAGACCACCGCGCCGCGCGGCTTCGCGCCGGATTGGGCCGCGTATCGCGGGAGCCAGTTCGTCGTCGATCCGGACAAGGGCGACGTCGGCAGCTATGACGCGATCCGCGTCTATCTGTGGGCGGGCCTCGCCGCCCCGGGCGATCCGCTCGCGAAGCCGTGGCTCGCCGCGCTCGGCGGGATGCGCGAGCAGATCGCGTCGACCGGCGTGCCGCCCGAGCACGTTGCGACGACGAGCGGCGCAACCAAGGGCGAGGCGCCGCTCGGCTTCTGGGGCGCGCTGCTGCCGTACTTCAACGCGCTCGGCGACGCGCGCGCAGCGGGCCTTGCGCAAGCGCACCTCGCGTCGTTCTGGACACCGGCGGACTCCGCCGGCGGCCAGGCGCCGCATAACAACAATCAACCGCCTTATTACGATCAAGTGCTGACGTTGTTCGGCACGGGCGCCGCCGAGGGCCGCTACCGCTTCGATGAAGCGGGCCGTCTCGTGCCGCGCTGGGAGACCTCATGCCAATCCGCCACCGCCCGCGCTTACTGA